From the Eremothecium cymbalariae DBVPG#7215 chromosome 6, complete sequence genome, one window contains:
- the TIM22 gene encoding translocation channel protein TIM22 (similar to Ashbya gossypii ABL148C) — MVYRGFGLEHISPPVNKPFNEMTPDEQGERGAQMMVDFMTSCPGKSIISGVTGFALGGIFGMFMASMAYDTPLHTPSPANLGPGAGIPGVQTIQQMADLPLKQQIKIQFTDMGKRAYSSAKNFGYIGMIYSGVECAVESLRAKNDIYNGVAAGCLTGGGLAYKSGPSAALIGCAGFAAFSTAIDLYMRHENGVPPKDDFNE, encoded by the coding sequence atggTTTATCGAGGGTTTGGACTGGAACACATATCACCACCGGTGAATAAACCGTTTAATGAGATGACTCCCGATGAACAAGGTGAACGAGGTGCTCAAATGATGGTGGATTTCATGACGTCTTGCCCTGGTAAATCCATCATAAGTGGAGTTACTGGTTTTGCATTGGGTGGTATATTTGGTATGTTTATGGCATCCATGGCGTATGATACCCCGTTACATACACCTTCGCCTGCGAATCTTGGCCCTGGGGCTGGTATACCTGGTGTACAAACTATTCAACAAATGGCTGATTTGCCTTTAAAGCAGCAAATTAAAATTCAGTTCACAGATATGGGTAAGAGAGCATATTCTAGTGCTAAGAATTTCGGGTATATAGGCATGATTTATTCTGGCGTGGAGTGTGCAGTTGAGTCTTTAAGGGCTAAAAATGACATTTATAATGGTGTGGCAGCTGGGTGCCTAACTGGTGGTGGATTAGCTTATAAAAGTGGTCCATCTGCTGCACTAATCGGTTGTGCAGGATTTGCTGCATTTTCTACTGCTATTGACTTGTATATGAGACATGAGAATGGAGTACCACCTAAAGATGACTTTAATGAGTGA
- the KAR1 gene encoding Kar1p (similar to Ashbya gossypii ABL149W) — translation MGSTYLPSRESRLMSESRVSKINKLYEDVQRRRHNQVTNHSHRDSVVSNNSTSVVTVDIPSPDDLTMSQEFINRDKSSGFSDITLKPHTLHAIRGVSPTRKYRNNLQSPINSDSEMMPEDDEAADLTPRLRSRRSIIRLSAESTPYRHSNQQTVYEMTQGTNSSANASRVGYRKYNTRTQLRSQLGQPVPLGYISTMSEQPVNDQQTSINENMDLESRLRKIMQKDKATFERRLQQIRQHYYQHPPSSVNEDMTHSIMQNSVTDRNFDTSRQEGSVYDNSESEKIKNELHKTVEKLEEVLSLLHPTPSNYHFEFVMWSGCIIILTICNVYVYYFL, via the coding sequence ATGGGCTCAACATACCTACCATCGAGGGAATCTCGGCTTATGAGCGAAAGTAGAGTttcaaaaatcaacaaactTTATGAAGATGTTCAGAGACGAAGGCACAACCAAGTAACTAATCATAGCCACCGTGACTCAGTTGTATCTAATAACTCTACGAGTGTTGTGACAGTAGATATCCCCTCTCCGGACGACTTGACTATGTCTCAGGAGTTTATCAACAGAGACAAGTCCAGTGGGTTTTCAGATATTACGCTAAAACCACATACATTACATGCAATTAGAGGTGTATCGCCAACTAGAAAGTACAGAAATAACCTACAAAGTCCAATTAATTCCGATAGCGAAATGATGCCTGAGGACGACGAGGCTGCAGACTTGACTCCAAGATTGAGGTCACGCAGAAGCATAATACGATTATCAGCTGAAAGCACGCCGTATCGACATTCAAATCAGCAAACAGTATATGAGATGACACAAGGTACTAATAGTTCGGCTAATGCTTCACGCGTGGGATATAGAAAATATAATACGAGAACACAGTTGCGATCACAATTAGGTCAACCGGTACCGCTTGGATATATATCCACAATGTCAGAACAGCCAGTTAACGATCAACAGACTtcaattaatgaaaatatggATCTTGAATCAAGGCTGAGAAAGATAATGCAAAAAGATAAAGCGACTTTTGAAAGAAGATTACAACAAATACGACAACATTACTATCAACATCCGCCTTCAAGTGTCAATGAAGATATGACACATTCGATTATGCAGAATTCTGTCACCGATAGAAACTTCGATACATCCAGACAAGAAGGAAGCGTTTATGACAATTCTGAATCCgaaaaaattaaaaacgAACTCCATAAAactgttgaaaagttaGAGGAAGTTCTTTCACTTCTCCACCCTACACCTTCAAATTatcattttgaatttgtaaTGTGGTCAggttgtattattattctcaCAATTTGTAATGTCTATGTGTactattttctttaa